In Aliiglaciecola sp. LCG003, a genomic segment contains:
- a CDS encoding tetratricopeptide repeat protein, whose protein sequence is MWQGIRTSTFALLTIVTLSACVSTTQQTEPEQPRRFDKILDLNVSELSKEQVYWMKQINDYYLADVDRVIAPYAKLAEQLHQWPKEQFCNTQHMQLIEHALTLNNSSIEAYTFQAHCAQLQQNTELLLQIQQRMETISELLLRSGDGQTPLTAIKTRNVYEAQLVFQWLGLNILDVELVRLIDRAVYKLHTLDGETGEYRVVYAQNIDYFTDKITSKDSNYVEKFRLANTSLNTKLVKTAGAPGFLWQFATRLRNDLPDLVVEQLSEPEELGALATVILAQGYFHQGNQLGFEQQIDSLLTLSELGFVEASAIHGQYLISSADPLELQDAANLFKVNAQNLGQSEATQIWLETFLRQANPDQTFLPFMSQLDQQFYPIWREKIYRYNQIYGLVTPIINGKLTQLLVALGKHYPRAQLDYAYLLLEGRWNNQQDNISGINLIQQLAQSGYDAAQLDYGLFYSAGRYGIKADPEAAFKWYQLAADQSNSSAMYNVGLAYRYARGVKKDLSLSAEYMQQAWEQGFNLAGCRIGDLYSEEASILDLGLAAKAYEQVISHTSSSPKEISNCTYGLGYLTYHLLHQPVQGIELMTKAGDLGEAEAWFELGLIHNEGDGIDKNIPAAIDYYQRAIELGNARAAANLGYLYEIGNGVTKSNKRALAYYRIAADGGSATGRNNYATFLRYGTEVNQDIEAAKALYLQAYQGGNYYAAKNLGDLYYSGELGEADFKQACDYYEQAMKLGSTAAIFDVSFCYLYGEGREQDIPRGLELLDQSAEHNSINALLELGRIYFMGEVVPMSYQKSSHYYLQAFQLQSAKAAYGLGQIYALGSDEFDDPQRAKTYYEQSAHWGSTEGMLATARAYLNGFGTKKDIKLAKLWLQKALDNGAEEAQKLLLELK, encoded by the coding sequence ATGTGGCAAGGGATCAGAACATCAACGTTCGCGCTGTTAACTATCGTTACCTTGAGTGCTTGTGTTAGCACTACACAACAGACTGAACCTGAACAACCTCGGCGCTTTGATAAAATTTTGGATTTGAATGTCAGTGAACTAAGCAAGGAGCAAGTTTACTGGATGAAACAAATCAATGATTATTATTTGGCCGATGTAGATCGCGTCATAGCGCCTTATGCCAAATTAGCCGAACAATTACATCAATGGCCCAAAGAACAGTTTTGTAATACTCAGCATATGCAGCTCATAGAGCACGCACTGACACTTAATAACAGCAGTATCGAAGCTTACACTTTCCAAGCTCATTGTGCCCAATTACAGCAAAACACCGAGTTACTGTTGCAAATACAGCAACGAATGGAGACTATTTCTGAGCTCTTGTTACGATCCGGTGACGGTCAAACCCCTCTGACGGCAATTAAAACGCGAAATGTCTATGAAGCACAATTAGTCTTTCAATGGCTGGGCTTAAATATTCTGGATGTGGAGCTCGTCCGTTTGATTGATCGGGCTGTGTACAAATTGCACACATTGGACGGTGAAACTGGAGAATATCGCGTTGTGTATGCGCAAAACATCGATTACTTCACGGATAAAATCACCAGCAAAGACTCTAATTACGTTGAAAAGTTTAGGTTGGCAAATACGTCCCTCAATACTAAATTAGTCAAAACTGCGGGGGCGCCAGGGTTCCTATGGCAATTTGCCACTCGATTGCGCAATGATCTGCCAGATCTCGTCGTTGAGCAATTATCTGAACCTGAAGAATTAGGGGCGCTTGCCACCGTAATTCTGGCCCAAGGATATTTTCATCAAGGTAATCAACTGGGCTTTGAGCAACAAATTGATAGTTTACTGACCCTGTCCGAACTGGGATTTGTTGAGGCTAGTGCGATTCATGGCCAATATCTAATTTCTAGCGCCGACCCGCTAGAGCTGCAAGATGCGGCTAATTTATTTAAAGTAAACGCGCAAAACCTGGGCCAGAGTGAGGCCACGCAAATATGGCTTGAAACTTTTCTTCGTCAAGCTAATCCGGACCAGACTTTTTTGCCTTTTATGTCTCAATTGGATCAGCAGTTTTACCCCATCTGGCGAGAGAAAATCTATCGTTACAATCAAATATATGGCTTGGTAACTCCGATCATTAACGGTAAGTTAACCCAATTGTTAGTGGCATTGGGAAAACACTACCCCAGAGCACAATTGGATTATGCTTACTTATTGTTAGAGGGACGTTGGAATAACCAGCAAGACAATATCAGCGGTATTAATCTTATTCAACAGCTAGCCCAATCTGGATATGACGCTGCTCAATTAGATTACGGCTTGTTTTATTCTGCTGGGCGTTACGGTATCAAAGCCGATCCCGAAGCAGCATTTAAGTGGTACCAATTGGCAGCGGACCAATCTAACTCAAGTGCAATGTACAATGTAGGTCTGGCTTATCGGTATGCCAGGGGAGTAAAAAAGGATTTGAGTTTATCTGCAGAATATATGCAACAGGCTTGGGAGCAAGGTTTCAATCTAGCAGGCTGCCGGATTGGCGATTTGTATAGCGAAGAAGCATCTATTTTGGATCTTGGTTTAGCAGCCAAAGCTTATGAGCAGGTTATTAGCCATACTAGCAGCTCCCCTAAAGAAATATCCAACTGTACCTATGGACTGGGTTATTTAACTTATCATCTATTACATCAGCCAGTTCAGGGTATTGAACTGATGACTAAAGCCGGGGATTTAGGCGAGGCTGAAGCTTGGTTTGAACTGGGCCTAATTCATAATGAAGGGGATGGTATTGACAAAAATATCCCCGCAGCAATTGACTATTATCAGCGAGCAATTGAATTAGGCAACGCCAGAGCTGCGGCTAATTTGGGCTATTTGTATGAAATTGGTAATGGTGTGACCAAATCTAATAAACGTGCCCTTGCATACTATCGCATTGCCGCTGACGGTGGCTCAGCAACGGGGCGTAATAACTACGCGACATTTTTGCGCTACGGCACCGAAGTTAACCAGGACATTGAGGCTGCCAAAGCACTCTATTTGCAAGCTTATCAAGGCGGAAATTACTATGCCGCAAAGAATTTAGGGGATTTGTACTACTCTGGTGAGCTAGGGGAAGCTGATTTTAAACAAGCTTGCGATTATTATGAGCAAGCGATGAAGTTAGGCTCAACCGCAGCCATATTTGACGTCAGTTTTTGTTACCTTTATGGCGAAGGTCGAGAACAAGATATTCCTCGAGGCCTAGAACTGCTCGATCAAAGCGCCGAACACAATAGTATTAATGCCTTGTTAGAGCTCGGCCGCATTTACTTCATGGGCGAAGTGGTACCTATGAGTTACCAGAAATCATCTCACTATTATTTACAGGCCTTTCAATTACAATCGGCTAAGGCGGCCTATGGACTGGGCCAAATTTATGCGCTGGGGAGTGATGAGTTTGATGATCCCCAGCGAGCCAAAACCTATTATGAGCAAAGTGCTCATTGGGGTTCAACCGAGGGGATGTTAGCCACTGCTAGAGCCTATCTCAATGGCTTTGGAACCAAGAAAGATATTAAGTTGGCCAAACTATGGTTACAAAAAGCGTTAGATAATGGGGCAGAAGAAGCGCAAAAATTACTGCTAGAACTTAAGTAA
- the xerD gene encoding site-specific tyrosine recombinase XerD: MTSSPTNHNILEAFIDSLWIEKGLSENTLSAYRTDLDKFVLFHVSENPRFSLLNFQKQQVEEYIASKYDSGFSERSVARFLSSLRMFCGFLLQTGQRKDDPISHMRNPKLAQPLPKTLSEDQVDDLLNAPNPDIPIELRDKAMLELLYATGLRVTELVSLRMDQIGLQQGVIRVTGKGNKERLVPIGEDAIDWLTRFIRQGRRLLLKSESDIVFPSLRGVMMTRQTFWHRVKYYAIVAGITSPLSPHTLRHAFATHLLNHGADLRVVQMLLGHSDLSTTQIYTHVATERLQRLVDRHHPRGG; encoded by the coding sequence ATGACTTCTAGCCCAACTAATCACAACATACTTGAAGCCTTCATCGATTCTTTATGGATAGAAAAGGGCTTAAGTGAGAATACCCTCAGCGCCTACCGCACCGATCTTGACAAATTCGTGCTCTTCCATGTTAGCGAGAATCCCAGGTTTTCTTTGTTGAATTTTCAAAAGCAACAAGTTGAGGAATATATCGCAAGTAAATATGACAGCGGTTTTTCTGAACGAAGTGTGGCGCGCTTTTTAAGTAGCTTAAGAATGTTTTGCGGATTTTTACTGCAAACCGGTCAACGCAAAGATGATCCTATCAGTCATATGCGTAATCCAAAACTGGCCCAACCGCTGCCGAAAACATTATCCGAAGATCAAGTTGATGATTTGCTAAATGCTCCCAATCCTGACATTCCCATTGAGTTACGGGATAAAGCAATGCTAGAACTGCTGTACGCAACTGGCTTGCGAGTAACGGAATTAGTGTCGTTAAGGATGGACCAGATCGGTTTGCAACAGGGAGTGATCCGTGTGACAGGCAAGGGAAACAAAGAACGTTTAGTACCGATAGGCGAAGACGCTATTGACTGGTTGACTCGCTTTATCCGCCAAGGTCGTCGTCTATTGCTCAAGTCAGAGTCAGATATTGTTTTCCCAAGTTTGCGAGGAGTGATGATGACTCGTCAAACCTTCTGGCACAGAGTTAAGTATTATGCGATTGTGGCGGGCATAACCTCTCCCTTGTCACCCCATACATTGCGTCATGCCTTTGCTACTCACTTACTTAACCATGGTGCTGACTTAAGAGTTGTGCAGATGTTATTGGGCCATAGTGATTTGTCTACCACTCAAATTTATACCCATGTAGCTACTGAAAGGCTACAACGCTTAGTCGATCGACATCATCCTCGCGGTGGCTAA
- the dsbC gene encoding bifunctional protein-disulfide isomerase/oxidoreductase DsbC: MKVWIKLLALGVGLVSVVAVGQVTEGANDFTTAKQNLEKKLGFKVISVGDSPIAGLIQVATNRGLFYTDPEGSYLVSGKIYNVEKRMKDETEESLIAIRRQGLPKFNDSVIEYKAADEKYVVNVFTDITCGYCRKLHREMDSYNAKGITVRYLAFPRNGVMSPAYRDMVSVWCSANPQEALNSAKQGENVDSLNCTNDVAQQYEFGQSIGVSGTPNIILPNGEMVPGYQPPEALLQTLLNI, translated from the coding sequence ATGAAAGTCTGGATTAAACTACTTGCACTGGGTGTAGGTCTCGTGAGCGTAGTGGCAGTTGGTCAAGTCACTGAAGGTGCAAATGACTTCACTACAGCCAAGCAAAATTTAGAAAAAAAATTGGGGTTTAAAGTGATATCAGTTGGTGATTCTCCTATTGCTGGCCTGATACAAGTGGCGACCAATAGAGGACTATTTTATACGGATCCCGAAGGCTCTTATTTGGTCAGCGGCAAAATCTACAATGTAGAAAAGCGGATGAAAGATGAAACTGAAGAATCTTTGATTGCTATTCGGCGTCAGGGTTTGCCTAAATTCAATGACTCTGTGATTGAATATAAAGCGGCAGATGAAAAGTACGTAGTGAATGTTTTTACCGATATTACCTGTGGATATTGCCGTAAGCTTCACCGTGAAATGGATAGTTATAACGCGAAAGGGATCACAGTGCGCTACTTGGCTTTTCCGCGCAACGGTGTAATGAGTCCTGCTTATCGTGACATGGTGTCAGTGTGGTGTTCGGCCAATCCCCAAGAAGCGCTGAATAGCGCCAAGCAGGGTGAAAACGTGGATTCGCTTAATTGCACCAATGATGTTGCCCAGCAATACGAGTTTGGACAAAGTATCGGCGTGTCGGGTACACCGAATATCATTTTGCCCAACGGCGAGATGGTACCGGGATATCAGCCACCAGAAGCATTATTGCAGACCTTGTTGAATATTTAA
- the recJ gene encoding single-stranded-DNA-specific exonuclease RecJ, producing MSSMIVRRPLVPDNHLSGVAHPTLRQIFASRGVRSDAELDNRAKSLLHYDQLVGIDAATAVLTEALHNQKKIIIIGDFDADGATSTALTMLCLSQMGASGHSYLVPNRFDFGYGLSPEIVEVAHQQGAEVIVTVDNGIACFAGVLKAQKLGIQVVITDHHLAAETLPPAEAIVNPNQPGCGFLSKNLAGVGVAFYLMLALRSHLKSLDWFAQKGLPEPNLAAYLDIVALGTIADVVPLDRNNRVLVHQGLQRIRSGKCRVGISALIDVAGKSAKRLVATDLGFVLGPRLNAAGRLDDMSLGIECLLAEDPNLARRMAVELDSMNQERRNIQESMQQEALASLEGSTFNNSEGANGIVLYQADYHQGVIGIVAGKIKEKYNRPTIAFAHQDDALLKGSARSIQGVHIRDVLEEINSRYPGMIDKFGGHAMAAGLSLQAEKLSAFEQVFEQVCAETLKDMDVNGQVVTDGELAAEDFSLAFAQQLKDAGPWGQGFTEPLFDGEFEVLEQRLLGNKHLKMMVKHPSGVLIDAIAFNIDNQLWPNRKIKHIRLAYKLDINEFRGKTSLQLMVDELEALNE from the coding sequence ATGTCATCAATGATCGTCCGTCGCCCCCTTGTACCCGATAATCACCTTAGCGGTGTGGCTCATCCCACGCTCAGACAAATCTTTGCATCCAGAGGGGTTCGCTCAGATGCAGAATTAGATAACAGGGCAAAGTCACTATTACACTATGACCAATTGGTAGGCATCGATGCTGCCACCGCTGTGCTAACCGAAGCCCTTCACAACCAGAAGAAAATTATTATTATTGGTGATTTCGATGCGGATGGTGCCACTAGTACCGCGTTAACTATGTTATGTCTTAGCCAAATGGGCGCATCGGGACATAGCTATTTGGTACCCAATCGATTCGATTTCGGCTACGGACTCAGTCCTGAAATTGTTGAAGTGGCGCACCAACAAGGTGCCGAGGTGATCGTTACTGTTGATAATGGCATAGCCTGTTTTGCCGGGGTGTTAAAAGCACAAAAATTGGGTATACAAGTGGTTATCACTGACCATCACTTAGCCGCGGAAACCCTGCCCCCGGCAGAGGCGATTGTTAATCCCAATCAACCAGGTTGCGGCTTTTTATCTAAGAATCTAGCGGGTGTGGGGGTCGCCTTTTATTTAATGTTAGCACTGCGTAGTCATTTAAAAAGCTTGGATTGGTTTGCCCAAAAAGGGTTGCCAGAACCGAATTTGGCTGCCTATTTAGATATTGTTGCGCTGGGCACTATTGCGGATGTGGTACCACTGGATCGTAATAATCGAGTACTGGTGCACCAAGGGCTGCAACGGATTCGTAGTGGAAAATGTCGTGTCGGTATTAGTGCATTGATTGATGTAGCCGGTAAATCCGCCAAACGATTAGTCGCAACAGACTTAGGGTTCGTATTAGGGCCTAGATTAAATGCCGCGGGTAGACTCGATGATATGTCCCTTGGTATTGAATGCTTGTTGGCTGAGGATCCTAATTTAGCCCGCCGCATGGCCGTCGAATTAGATTCAATGAATCAGGAAAGACGCAATATTCAAGAGTCTATGCAGCAAGAAGCATTGGCGTCGTTGGAAGGTTCGACTTTTAACAACTCAGAAGGGGCAAATGGCATAGTGCTCTATCAGGCCGACTATCACCAAGGCGTAATTGGGATTGTAGCTGGTAAAATTAAAGAAAAGTACAATCGTCCGACCATCGCTTTCGCCCACCAAGATGATGCGCTCCTTAAGGGCTCTGCCCGTTCCATTCAAGGGGTACACATTCGAGATGTACTGGAAGAAATTAATAGTCGTTATCCAGGCATGATTGATAAGTTCGGTGGGCATGCAATGGCGGCGGGTTTATCCCTTCAAGCAGAAAAGCTCAGTGCTTTTGAACAAGTTTTTGAACAAGTCTGTGCTGAAACCCTAAAAGATATGGATGTAAATGGTCAAGTGGTAACGGATGGCGAATTGGCTGCAGAAGATTTTTCCTTGGCATTTGCTCAACAGCTCAAAGATGCGGGTCCTTGGGGGCAAGGCTTTACTGAGCCGCTTTTTGATGGTGAGTTTGAGGTGCTGGAACAACGTTTATTAGGTAATAAACACTTGAAAATGATGGTTAAACATCCTTCTGGTGTATTAATTGATGCTATCGCATTCAACATTGATAATCAGCTCTGGCCCAATCGGAAAATTAAGCATATCCGCTTGGCCTATAAATTAGACATTAATGAATTCCGTGGTAAAACGAGCTTACAATTAATGGTCGATGAACTTGAAGCGCTAAATGAATAG